A part of Miscanthus floridulus cultivar M001 chromosome 6, ASM1932011v1, whole genome shotgun sequence genomic DNA contains:
- the LOC136457250 gene encoding probable LRR receptor-like serine/threonine-protein kinase At1g06840 isoform X3, whose protein sequence is MTNLGGMLYAVILLVLCTGYVDVARGQKTDPTEVNALKAIKGSLVDPSNKLKNWGSGDPCTSNWTGIICNKIPSDSYLHVTEIQLFKMNLSGALAPEIGLLSQLKQLDFMWNNLTGNIPKEVGNITTLKLITLNGNQLSGSLPEEIGYLKNLNRLQIDENNISGPIPKSFANLTSIKHLHMNNNSLSGQIPSELSSLPALLHLLVDNNNLSGPLPPELADTRSLEILSLRNCSLQGAVPDLSAIPKFGYLDLSWNQLNGSIPTNRLASNITTIDLSHNFLQGTIPSTFSGLPDLQFLSVNGNLINGSVPPTIWSNITFTGNRTLVLDFQNNSFDAIPSAFEPPEAVTVLLYGNPVCTTSNAARAANLCQPTSVTDEAPSGEGRQVSTTCTPCPTDHEYNPASPIPCLCAVPLGVGFRLKSPAISDFLPYKEAFENDLTSLLELRVYQLYIERYIREPGPRLNTHLKLFPNNTNLFNMAEVLRLREVLAGWQITLQDEFGPYELLNFTLGPYADELPTTVSSGLKGGALAGILVGTIVAAIAVSVFSTIFIMKRRRKQRTISRRSLLSRFSVKVDGVKCFTFDEMAAATRDFDISAQVGQGGYGKVYRGNLADGTAVAIKRAHEDSLQGSKEFCTEIELLSRLHHRNLVSLVGYCDEEDEQMLVYEFMPNGTLRDHLSAKTERPLSFGQRVHIALGAAKGILYLHTEANPPIFHRDVKASNILLDSKFVAKVADFGLSRLAPVPDIEGILPAHISTVVKGTPGYLDPEYFLTRKLTERSDVYSLGVVFLELLTGMKPIQHGKNIVREVNIAYQSGDVSGIIDSRMSSYPPECVKRFLSLAIRCCRDETEARPYMADIVRELETIRSMLPEGEDVLSSTSGSGLLTKSMSSSSNTTTGALYVSSHISGSGQADSGIPSGMVAPR, encoded by the exons ATGACCAACCTCGGAGGCATGCTGTATGCAGTGATCCTGCTTGTTTTGTGCACTGGCTATGTGGATGTCGCGAGGGGACAGAAAACTGACCCTACTGAAG TGAACGCTCTCAAGGCAATCAAAGGCAGTCTGGTTGATCCTTCTAATAAGCTTAAGAATTGGGGCAGTGGGGATCCATGCACATCCAATTGGACAGGAATCATCTGTAACAAGATACCAAGCGATTCATATCTTCATGTAACAGAGAT ACAGTTGTTTAAGATGAATCTTTCTGGAGCTTTGGCACCAGAGATTGGTCTCCTATCCCAGTTGAAACAATT GGACTTCATGTGGAACAATTTAACTGGTAACATCCCAAAAGAAGTTGGAAATATCACAACACTGAAGCTCAT AACTTTGAATGGTAACCAGTTATCTGGTTCTTTGCCTGAGGAGATCGGTTATCTGAAGAACTTAAACAGATTACAAATAGACGAGAACAACATATCAGGCCCCATACCTAAATCATTTGCTAACTTAACAAGCATTAAACATCT TCACATGAATAATAACTCATTAAGTGGGCAAATCCCATCTGAGTTGTCCAGCTTGCCTGCACTCCTTCATCT CCTTGTTGATAACAATAATTTATCTGGGCCTCTTCCACCAGAATTAGCAGATACACGTAGTTTGGAAATACT GAGTCTAAGGAACTGCAGTTTGCAAGGAGCTGTTCCAGATTTGAGTGCCATACCTAAATTTGGCTACTT GGATCTTAGCTGGAACCAGTTGAACGGATCTATACCGACTAATAGGCTTGCTTCAAATATCACTACAAT TGATTTATCACATAACTTTCTTCAAGGAACTATTCCATCAACCTTCTCAGGGCTACCTGATCTTCAGTTCTT GTCAGTCAATGGGAACCTCATAAACGGTTCTGTTCCACCGACAATTTGGAGTAACATTACTTTTACGGGAAATAGAACCCTTGTTCT AGACTTCCAAAATAACTCCTTCGACGCTATTCCATCTGCATTTGAGCCTCCAGAAGCTGTCACGGTTCT ACTTTATGGAAACCCTGTATGTACGACATCTAATGCAGCACGAGCAGCTAATCTTTGCCAACCTACTTCTGTAACTGATGAAGCACCATCTGGAGAGGGAAGGCAAGTTAGTACGACGTGTACTCCTTGCCCAACAGATCATGAATACAATCCAGCATCCCCTATACCTTGCTTATGTGCTGTGCCTCTGGGAGTTGGATTTCGACTAAAGAGTCCAGCAATATCAGACTTCCTACCCTATAAAGAAGCCTTTGAGAACGACTTAACCTCTCTGCTGGAATTGCGTGTTTATCAGCTGTACATTGAACGGTACATAAGGGAGCCCGGACCAAGGCTGAATACGCATTTAAAGTTATTTCCAAATAATACGAATTTATTCAATATGGCTGAGGTGCTGCGGCTCAGGGAAGTACTTGCTGGATGGCAGATCACTCTACAAGATGAGTTTGGTCCATATGAGCTTCTCAATTTCACACTTGGTCCCTATGCAGATG AACTTCCTACTACGGTGTCATCAGGTTTAAAAGGTGGTGCACTTGCTGGGATTTTGGTAGGGACAATTGTTGCTGCCATTGCAGTATCTGTGTTTTCTACAATTTTTATAATGAAAAGGCGCAGAAAACAACGGACAATTTCAAGACGGTCAT TACTTTCAAGGTTTTCTGTCAAGGTTGATGGCGTGAAATGCTTCACATTTGACGAAATGGCTGCAGCAACAAGGGATTTTGATATTTCAGCTCAAGTTGGTCAAGGAGGTTATGGAAAAGTTTACAGAGGAAATTTAGCTGATGGAACAGCTGTGGCAATCAAACGTGCGCATGAAGATTCTCTGCAAGGTTCAAAGGAGTTCTGCACAGAAATAGAATTGTTGTCAAGATTACATCATCGAAATTTGGTTTCTCTTGTTGGCTATTGTGATGAAGAAGACGAGCAG ATGCTGGTGTATGAGTTCATGCCCAATGGTACCCTACGTGATCATCTTTCTG CTAAGACTGAAAGACCTCTGAGCTTTGGTCAGAGGGTCCATATTGCGCTTGGTGCTGCAAAAGGAATTCTATATCTACATACCGAGGCAAATCCTCCTATATTTCACCGTGACGTTAAGGCCAGCAATATTCTTCTAGATTCCAAGTTTGTAGCAAAGGTGGCTGACTTTGGTCTTTCGAGGCTTGCTCCAGTGCCTGATATTGAAGGGATTTTGCCAGCTCATATCTCCACCGTTGTTAAGGGCACCCCA GGCTATCTCGATCCAGAATATTTCCTGACTCGTAAACTGACGGAAAGAAGTGACGTGTATAGCCTAGGTGTTGTTTTTCTTGAACTATTGACTGGAATGAAGCCAATCCAGCATGGTAAAAACATTGTTAGAGAG GTAAACATAGCTTACCAGTCAGGTGACGTTTCTGGGATCATTGACAGCCGGATGTCCTCATACCCTCCGGAATGCGTGAAGAGGTT
- the LOC136457250 gene encoding probable LRR receptor-like serine/threonine-protein kinase At1g06840 isoform X2, whose protein sequence is MTNLGGMLYAVILLVLCTGYVDVARGQKTDPTEVNALKAIKGSLVDPSNKLKNWGSGDPCTSNWTGIICNKIPSDSYLHVTEIQLFKMNLSGALAPEIGLLSQLKQLDFMWNNLTGNIPKEVGNITTLKLITLNGNQLSGSLPEEIGYLKNLNRLQIDENNISGPIPKSFANLTSIKHLHMNNNSLSGQIPSELSSLPALLHLLVDNNNLSGPLPPELADTRSLEILQADNNNFSGNSIPAEYSNIRTLVKLDLSWNQLNGSIPTNRLASNITTIDLSHNFLQGTIPSTFSGLPDLQFLSVNGNLINGSVPPTIWSNITFTGNRTLVLDFQNNSFDAIPSAFEPPEAVTVLLYGNPVCTTSNAARAANLCQPTSVTDEAPSGEGRQVSTTCTPCPTDHEYNPASPIPCLCAVPLGVGFRLKSPAISDFLPYKEAFENDLTSLLELRVYQLYIERYIREPGPRLNTHLKLFPNNTNLFNMAEVLRLREVLAGWQITLQDEFGPYELLNFTLGPYADELPTTVSSGLKGGALAGILVGTIVAAIAVSVFSTIFIMKRRRKQRTISRRSLLSRFSVKVDGVKCFTFDEMAAATRDFDISAQVGQGGYGKVYRGNLADGTAVAIKRAHEDSLQGSKEFCTEIELLSRLHHRNLVSLVGYCDEEDEQMLVYEFMPNGTLRDHLSAKTERPLSFGQRVHIALGAAKGILYLHTEANPPIFHRDVKASNILLDSKFVAKVADFGLSRLAPVPDIEGILPAHISTVVKGTPGYLDPEYFLTRKLTERSDVYSLGVVFLELLTGMKPIQHGKNIVREVNIAYQSGDVSGIIDSRMSSYPPECVKRFLSLAIRCCRDETEARPYMADIVRELETIRSMLPEGEDVLSSTSGSGLLTKSMSSSSNTTTGALYVSSHISGSGQADSGIPSGMVAPR, encoded by the exons ATGACCAACCTCGGAGGCATGCTGTATGCAGTGATCCTGCTTGTTTTGTGCACTGGCTATGTGGATGTCGCGAGGGGACAGAAAACTGACCCTACTGAAG TGAACGCTCTCAAGGCAATCAAAGGCAGTCTGGTTGATCCTTCTAATAAGCTTAAGAATTGGGGCAGTGGGGATCCATGCACATCCAATTGGACAGGAATCATCTGTAACAAGATACCAAGCGATTCATATCTTCATGTAACAGAGAT ACAGTTGTTTAAGATGAATCTTTCTGGAGCTTTGGCACCAGAGATTGGTCTCCTATCCCAGTTGAAACAATT GGACTTCATGTGGAACAATTTAACTGGTAACATCCCAAAAGAAGTTGGAAATATCACAACACTGAAGCTCAT AACTTTGAATGGTAACCAGTTATCTGGTTCTTTGCCTGAGGAGATCGGTTATCTGAAGAACTTAAACAGATTACAAATAGACGAGAACAACATATCAGGCCCCATACCTAAATCATTTGCTAACTTAACAAGCATTAAACATCT TCACATGAATAATAACTCATTAAGTGGGCAAATCCCATCTGAGTTGTCCAGCTTGCCTGCACTCCTTCATCT CCTTGTTGATAACAATAATTTATCTGGGCCTCTTCCACCAGAATTAGCAGATACACGTAGTTTGGAAATACT TCAGGCTGATAATAACAACTTCAGTGGAAACTCCATCCCTGCTGAATACAGCAACATACGAACACTTGTAAAGCT GGATCTTAGCTGGAACCAGTTGAACGGATCTATACCGACTAATAGGCTTGCTTCAAATATCACTACAAT TGATTTATCACATAACTTTCTTCAAGGAACTATTCCATCAACCTTCTCAGGGCTACCTGATCTTCAGTTCTT GTCAGTCAATGGGAACCTCATAAACGGTTCTGTTCCACCGACAATTTGGAGTAACATTACTTTTACGGGAAATAGAACCCTTGTTCT AGACTTCCAAAATAACTCCTTCGACGCTATTCCATCTGCATTTGAGCCTCCAGAAGCTGTCACGGTTCT ACTTTATGGAAACCCTGTATGTACGACATCTAATGCAGCACGAGCAGCTAATCTTTGCCAACCTACTTCTGTAACTGATGAAGCACCATCTGGAGAGGGAAGGCAAGTTAGTACGACGTGTACTCCTTGCCCAACAGATCATGAATACAATCCAGCATCCCCTATACCTTGCTTATGTGCTGTGCCTCTGGGAGTTGGATTTCGACTAAAGAGTCCAGCAATATCAGACTTCCTACCCTATAAAGAAGCCTTTGAGAACGACTTAACCTCTCTGCTGGAATTGCGTGTTTATCAGCTGTACATTGAACGGTACATAAGGGAGCCCGGACCAAGGCTGAATACGCATTTAAAGTTATTTCCAAATAATACGAATTTATTCAATATGGCTGAGGTGCTGCGGCTCAGGGAAGTACTTGCTGGATGGCAGATCACTCTACAAGATGAGTTTGGTCCATATGAGCTTCTCAATTTCACACTTGGTCCCTATGCAGATG AACTTCCTACTACGGTGTCATCAGGTTTAAAAGGTGGTGCACTTGCTGGGATTTTGGTAGGGACAATTGTTGCTGCCATTGCAGTATCTGTGTTTTCTACAATTTTTATAATGAAAAGGCGCAGAAAACAACGGACAATTTCAAGACGGTCAT TACTTTCAAGGTTTTCTGTCAAGGTTGATGGCGTGAAATGCTTCACATTTGACGAAATGGCTGCAGCAACAAGGGATTTTGATATTTCAGCTCAAGTTGGTCAAGGAGGTTATGGAAAAGTTTACAGAGGAAATTTAGCTGATGGAACAGCTGTGGCAATCAAACGTGCGCATGAAGATTCTCTGCAAGGTTCAAAGGAGTTCTGCACAGAAATAGAATTGTTGTCAAGATTACATCATCGAAATTTGGTTTCTCTTGTTGGCTATTGTGATGAAGAAGACGAGCAG ATGCTGGTGTATGAGTTCATGCCCAATGGTACCCTACGTGATCATCTTTCTG CTAAGACTGAAAGACCTCTGAGCTTTGGTCAGAGGGTCCATATTGCGCTTGGTGCTGCAAAAGGAATTCTATATCTACATACCGAGGCAAATCCTCCTATATTTCACCGTGACGTTAAGGCCAGCAATATTCTTCTAGATTCCAAGTTTGTAGCAAAGGTGGCTGACTTTGGTCTTTCGAGGCTTGCTCCAGTGCCTGATATTGAAGGGATTTTGCCAGCTCATATCTCCACCGTTGTTAAGGGCACCCCA GGCTATCTCGATCCAGAATATTTCCTGACTCGTAAACTGACGGAAAGAAGTGACGTGTATAGCCTAGGTGTTGTTTTTCTTGAACTATTGACTGGAATGAAGCCAATCCAGCATGGTAAAAACATTGTTAGAGAG GTAAACATAGCTTACCAGTCAGGTGACGTTTCTGGGATCATTGACAGCCGGATGTCCTCATACCCTCCGGAATGCGTGAAGAGGTT
- the LOC136457250 gene encoding probable LRR receptor-like serine/threonine-protein kinase At1g06840 isoform X1, with translation MTNLGGMLYAVILLVLCTGYVDVARGQKTDPTEVNALKAIKGSLVDPSNKLKNWGSGDPCTSNWTGIICNKIPSDSYLHVTEIQLFKMNLSGALAPEIGLLSQLKQLDFMWNNLTGNIPKEVGNITTLKLITLNGNQLSGSLPEEIGYLKNLNRLQIDENNISGPIPKSFANLTSIKHLHMNNNSLSGQIPSELSSLPALLHLLVDNNNLSGPLPPELADTRSLEILQADNNNFSGNSIPAEYSNIRTLVKLSLRNCSLQGAVPDLSAIPKFGYLDLSWNQLNGSIPTNRLASNITTIDLSHNFLQGTIPSTFSGLPDLQFLSVNGNLINGSVPPTIWSNITFTGNRTLVLDFQNNSFDAIPSAFEPPEAVTVLLYGNPVCTTSNAARAANLCQPTSVTDEAPSGEGRQVSTTCTPCPTDHEYNPASPIPCLCAVPLGVGFRLKSPAISDFLPYKEAFENDLTSLLELRVYQLYIERYIREPGPRLNTHLKLFPNNTNLFNMAEVLRLREVLAGWQITLQDEFGPYELLNFTLGPYADELPTTVSSGLKGGALAGILVGTIVAAIAVSVFSTIFIMKRRRKQRTISRRSLLSRFSVKVDGVKCFTFDEMAAATRDFDISAQVGQGGYGKVYRGNLADGTAVAIKRAHEDSLQGSKEFCTEIELLSRLHHRNLVSLVGYCDEEDEQMLVYEFMPNGTLRDHLSAKTERPLSFGQRVHIALGAAKGILYLHTEANPPIFHRDVKASNILLDSKFVAKVADFGLSRLAPVPDIEGILPAHISTVVKGTPGYLDPEYFLTRKLTERSDVYSLGVVFLELLTGMKPIQHGKNIVREVNIAYQSGDVSGIIDSRMSSYPPECVKRFLSLAIRCCRDETEARPYMADIVRELETIRSMLPEGEDVLSSTSGSGLLTKSMSSSSNTTTGALYVSSHISGSGQADSGIPSGMVAPR, from the exons ATGACCAACCTCGGAGGCATGCTGTATGCAGTGATCCTGCTTGTTTTGTGCACTGGCTATGTGGATGTCGCGAGGGGACAGAAAACTGACCCTACTGAAG TGAACGCTCTCAAGGCAATCAAAGGCAGTCTGGTTGATCCTTCTAATAAGCTTAAGAATTGGGGCAGTGGGGATCCATGCACATCCAATTGGACAGGAATCATCTGTAACAAGATACCAAGCGATTCATATCTTCATGTAACAGAGAT ACAGTTGTTTAAGATGAATCTTTCTGGAGCTTTGGCACCAGAGATTGGTCTCCTATCCCAGTTGAAACAATT GGACTTCATGTGGAACAATTTAACTGGTAACATCCCAAAAGAAGTTGGAAATATCACAACACTGAAGCTCAT AACTTTGAATGGTAACCAGTTATCTGGTTCTTTGCCTGAGGAGATCGGTTATCTGAAGAACTTAAACAGATTACAAATAGACGAGAACAACATATCAGGCCCCATACCTAAATCATTTGCTAACTTAACAAGCATTAAACATCT TCACATGAATAATAACTCATTAAGTGGGCAAATCCCATCTGAGTTGTCCAGCTTGCCTGCACTCCTTCATCT CCTTGTTGATAACAATAATTTATCTGGGCCTCTTCCACCAGAATTAGCAGATACACGTAGTTTGGAAATACT TCAGGCTGATAATAACAACTTCAGTGGAAACTCCATCCCTGCTGAATACAGCAACATACGAACACTTGTAAAGCT GAGTCTAAGGAACTGCAGTTTGCAAGGAGCTGTTCCAGATTTGAGTGCCATACCTAAATTTGGCTACTT GGATCTTAGCTGGAACCAGTTGAACGGATCTATACCGACTAATAGGCTTGCTTCAAATATCACTACAAT TGATTTATCACATAACTTTCTTCAAGGAACTATTCCATCAACCTTCTCAGGGCTACCTGATCTTCAGTTCTT GTCAGTCAATGGGAACCTCATAAACGGTTCTGTTCCACCGACAATTTGGAGTAACATTACTTTTACGGGAAATAGAACCCTTGTTCT AGACTTCCAAAATAACTCCTTCGACGCTATTCCATCTGCATTTGAGCCTCCAGAAGCTGTCACGGTTCT ACTTTATGGAAACCCTGTATGTACGACATCTAATGCAGCACGAGCAGCTAATCTTTGCCAACCTACTTCTGTAACTGATGAAGCACCATCTGGAGAGGGAAGGCAAGTTAGTACGACGTGTACTCCTTGCCCAACAGATCATGAATACAATCCAGCATCCCCTATACCTTGCTTATGTGCTGTGCCTCTGGGAGTTGGATTTCGACTAAAGAGTCCAGCAATATCAGACTTCCTACCCTATAAAGAAGCCTTTGAGAACGACTTAACCTCTCTGCTGGAATTGCGTGTTTATCAGCTGTACATTGAACGGTACATAAGGGAGCCCGGACCAAGGCTGAATACGCATTTAAAGTTATTTCCAAATAATACGAATTTATTCAATATGGCTGAGGTGCTGCGGCTCAGGGAAGTACTTGCTGGATGGCAGATCACTCTACAAGATGAGTTTGGTCCATATGAGCTTCTCAATTTCACACTTGGTCCCTATGCAGATG AACTTCCTACTACGGTGTCATCAGGTTTAAAAGGTGGTGCACTTGCTGGGATTTTGGTAGGGACAATTGTTGCTGCCATTGCAGTATCTGTGTTTTCTACAATTTTTATAATGAAAAGGCGCAGAAAACAACGGACAATTTCAAGACGGTCAT TACTTTCAAGGTTTTCTGTCAAGGTTGATGGCGTGAAATGCTTCACATTTGACGAAATGGCTGCAGCAACAAGGGATTTTGATATTTCAGCTCAAGTTGGTCAAGGAGGTTATGGAAAAGTTTACAGAGGAAATTTAGCTGATGGAACAGCTGTGGCAATCAAACGTGCGCATGAAGATTCTCTGCAAGGTTCAAAGGAGTTCTGCACAGAAATAGAATTGTTGTCAAGATTACATCATCGAAATTTGGTTTCTCTTGTTGGCTATTGTGATGAAGAAGACGAGCAG ATGCTGGTGTATGAGTTCATGCCCAATGGTACCCTACGTGATCATCTTTCTG CTAAGACTGAAAGACCTCTGAGCTTTGGTCAGAGGGTCCATATTGCGCTTGGTGCTGCAAAAGGAATTCTATATCTACATACCGAGGCAAATCCTCCTATATTTCACCGTGACGTTAAGGCCAGCAATATTCTTCTAGATTCCAAGTTTGTAGCAAAGGTGGCTGACTTTGGTCTTTCGAGGCTTGCTCCAGTGCCTGATATTGAAGGGATTTTGCCAGCTCATATCTCCACCGTTGTTAAGGGCACCCCA GGCTATCTCGATCCAGAATATTTCCTGACTCGTAAACTGACGGAAAGAAGTGACGTGTATAGCCTAGGTGTTGTTTTTCTTGAACTATTGACTGGAATGAAGCCAATCCAGCATGGTAAAAACATTGTTAGAGAG GTAAACATAGCTTACCAGTCAGGTGACGTTTCTGGGATCATTGACAGCCGGATGTCCTCATACCCTCCGGAATGCGTGAAGAGGTT